AGGATCCAGTTATGGTTTCTCCAAAAGGGGTTTTATTATCGCTTTCTATAGTACTTCTGGGTACAGTCcattttgcaaggagcactgagttatTTTGCATAGTGCTggtctgatcagctctgggcactgcattgagGGGTCATTTGAGGGGCCAGCTgtcacaggtgggggggggggagactttggATGAGAACACCGAAATCTTCTTCACTCAAAGTGTCAAAGACTtgtcatggtggtacggtagtaggtacATGCAAAGTCCcggggtcaattgatgttgttggtataATTCTCGGATGAATGGCAGACACTTTGTTTGTGAAAAGGGCAGATTATCTTTCACttctttccctggagaatgtggttgggggtTTTAGCCATGATGGATTGCAGAGTTTTTTCACTGTGTGAAACTGTGTATTGTTTGAGGTGATGGGCTAGGATGGATATGTACTCctcagcagtgctgctcggataccacttttcactatctggatctaattctgatctggatacccagaagaaaacctcttggagtctgcaaaaagcttgagactggggcggaggttcaccttccagcaggacagcaTATGAGAAAAAAAGTAGTTCCTGGAACTCCACAGGTATAGTCATTATGAAAAACCACTAGGTGGGAGCATAGGACTGTGAGAGTAGATACTGGGAATACAATAGTAGACAGACCCTGCTTCAAATTCAAAATTGAAAAGACTTTATTCAAATTGTAGACAACACTGTATCGACACAAAGTGCCACTTTACAATCATAAAATCCTCACTGCAGTTGTTAGTAGcgcagccggctgggctcacactGACAGCACACTTCACTCAATCAGGCACACCAGGGATCCCATCATACCTATACTTAGCAATGGATACTGTTAGCTAGAGGTAGCAAAGCAAGCACAGAGAAAGTCCCGCAAGCAGCTATCCACAACAGCACATAAGGTCTCAGCAGAAAGGGAAGCTTCATATAAGTCCGCAGTGTTTAGTGCATCAGCACATGCAGTTAGTATAAACAAgctgcctcactgaggctctcaccactcagtagaccAGTAGCACAACTGTCGTTTATCCAACCGCTGTTAGGGAGTAAGTTGCTTCGTTAATGGTATCCTCCACTGCAGTCAGTTCACATGCCCGAGATAGCAATGGAGATCCCTCTGATGTCCATGAGGAGACGTGTGCACACGTGTTCAGCCAGCTTTAGGTGTTATCAGCCATATAGCCCCTCTTGTATGTTGCCTCCCGAAAGGTCACCCGGCGCCAGGCTCCTCCGTAGGCTTCAGGCAGGGTTAACGGCCAGGCAGCGCTTGGTGGGCAGTGAGGACGCCTTCACCACGCGTATCGGCCGCTTCCGGCCTTAATCATGTGATCTAGAGGCGGGTTTCTGAGCTTGACGTTTTATAGCGTCATGCGTTATTGCGGCCGAGCTTGCGTATACCTCTATCGCCATCTTGTGGATATTTTACTTAGCACACTTCCCAGCCAAGGCTTCAAAAGATACGCATAGATACAGACATTTAGTCGCATTGACTTTTTTGCCATCTTGTGGTGGTTTAATAAACTGCATCACAGAAATTAATATGGTGTCTCCCATTGGTGGGGACAACACAGTTCATGCCATCTAGTGGGTGCTTCGATTATCTTGGTTCAAATAGTATGTACATGCTTGCTTTCATAAAGACTATTTCTACTGGAACATTTAAACACTTAAATTCATAGTACATTTGTCTTAGTCTTAGCTTTATTCTTCCACATTATTTTGGGCATTACTGCGCTCCACACGAATGCTTTATACTGCAATAATTTTCAGCTACCCACATAAATACATGGTTTTGGACATGGCTGCTCATTATAAGGTATTAATGTCATCAAATTAAAGTGGGATAGGACTAAGAGGCTCAAAGAGATTAGCACAGAGGAGATTTAACTATAAGATGGGCACCAATATTTCAAAGGCCCGGAAATTTCATAGCCCTACAAATACGAAGCAAAGCTAAACTCAGTATTGAGACCATTTGGTGTTAATGTGCCCAAAAGGTAAATCCATCGTGTCTCAATTTGTCTTAATCTTTTATCAAGGTCGCCCCCCCTAGTTGGTAATTCCATCCTGTAAATTCCTTTAAATTTTAACAATTCAGGGTTTGCATTATGAAACAAGTGGAAATGTACCCCTACAGGTGATTTATCAAAGTTGTCTTTGCTCCTGATGACTGACATATGCTTTTGAATGCGTTTTTTTAGTTCACCAGTAGTTTTACATACATATAGTAGCTGACAGGGGCATTCAAGTACATAAATTACAAACTTTGTATCGCAATTTATGAATTTTTTAAGCTCAAATTCACGGCTATTTGGGGCATTTCTGAATGTGGTGGTACAGTCAACTAggctacacacattacacctacCGCATGTGTGCATACCCTTTGGTTGAATGTGGGAGCCCAACCATGTAGTTTTAGCTTTTATTCTGGTTGGGTTATATTCTGATTTCACCAACATATCTTTGAGGTTTGGGGCTCTTCTAGCTGTAAGTAACGGTCGTTCACCAACAATCTCTTTTAGGTCCAGTTGTAGGATGTGCCAATTCTTGGCTAGAGTTCGTCTTAACTTTGCCCAATGGGAACCATAGCGTGTCACCATTCTGACCGGTCCTGGTCTGTCTCTGTCACGTCTACTATTGGCCAGAAGTTGAGTACGCTCTGTTTTCTCTGCTCTGGTCCTAGCTATCTTGATAGTCTCCATGTCATAACTACGTTCCAGAAACCTCTTTTCCGTCGTCTCTAATTCAATTTCAAAGTCCCGATCCTGCGTACAATTCCTACGCGCCCTGAGCATCTGTCCTACCGGTATGCCCTTAACAAGTGATGGTGGGTGAAAGCTACCCGCATGTAATATTGTATTTCCTGCCGTGGGTTTTCTATAGGTCTAAGTAATTAAGGTATTCTTGCATTTTTCAATAGTCAGGTCCAGGAAGGTGATCTTATTGTCATTTATATCAAAGGTTAGTCTGATatttctatcattccgatttaatTGGTCCAGGAATGACCCAAGCGACCTTTCGGGGCCCCTCCAGATCAGGAGCACGTCATCGATGTAACGAATCCAGAGGGCGGCGTGCGCCCCAAAGTCCAACCTCCCATAAACCTCACTCCGCTCCCACAAACCGAGGTGCAGGCAGGCATAGGCCGGGGCACACGCCGCtcccatcgacgtgcccctgaTCTGTCGATAGTAGCTTCTGGCAAAGCGAAAGCAATTATAACCCAAAACAAACTCAAGTAACTCCACTATAAATTGCATCCGCAGTAGGGGGAAACCACCTACCTCACGAATAAAGAACTGTGTGGCCGCAATACCAACCTCATGCGGTATAGAGGTGTATAGACCCTCCACGTCAATTCCAACAAGGAGGTCTGATTCCTGTATCTCAAAACCATCAATGAGTTTAATAACATCACCTGTATCCTTCGCATATGACGGAAGTTCGGCCACCAGTCCCTTGAGGCATCTGTCAAGAAAAATTGAGCAACACTCCAATGGTCCCCCCACTGCTGACACAATCGGACGTCCGGGCGGTGACGTTCTTTTTTTATGTATCTTAGGGGTCAGATATAGCACAGGGACAGTATAGTGCTCAACCTTCATATATGCATATTCATCTGCACTGATAGCACCTGTTAGGGCCCCTTCATCCAGCATCTCATTCAATTTGGTCACTATGTCAGGGAATGGATTGTGTTTCAATTCTGTATAGACCTGTTCGTCCTGCAATTGTCTCATTACTTCACTAACATACTTCTCTTCATCCCAAAGGACAACATTCCCTCCCTTATCGCTGGGCTTCAATACAAACCCTTGAGCTGAGTGTAGTTCAAACAAAGCTTTGCGCTCAGCTTTGGGAATGTTGTCCCGTGTGGGTGGTCTCCAATTCATCTTTGCTAGATCTTTTTCAATAGCCTCATTGAACACTCTAAGGTGTCTATTCATATTAATGGGTGGGAAATACAATGATCTCTTCTTTAGATCAGTGTATTCAATATTTTCATCACCAAGACTATTCTCTAGTATTCCCTCATCCTGTAGGGCCCCCAAGTCAATTAAGGTTTTCCTATCATTAAGGTCCAGGGATATCTCCGCCCCACTAGGGTCAATCTCGTCAGATTGAAATTGCCCATTAGATGTTTGTTGATCTTGATAGAGATATTTTAACTGCACCTTTCTCAGGAACAATTGGACATCCTTATAAACCTCAAATTGGTCACCATGAGTGAAGGGACAAAAAGACAAACCTCTATCCAATAGAGTGTGGTGTTCTGGCTTCAGTTGAAAATGAGATAAATTAACAATATTCTGATCCCccattatggaggctgccaccctTGATTCATCTACCAGTCCCTCTGACGGGTCTGATTCTTGGCCTGTCTCGGTAGTACTTCCCTTTTCTTCAGAATTGATTTGTTTTCCTCGTAATTTTTCCTGTTCTGGGGGGGTTTTCCCTGGgggattttttgttttttcctgtcTTTTTTCCTCTTTCTTATTCTTTTTTCTACCTCTTCTTCCTCTATTTCGTCGTCCATCCCTTCTTCTAAAAAATTCACAGATTTCTCAGAGCCCATGGGGGACCCACTACCAACTGTCTGGTCATCCTCTGATTTATATGTTTCTGACCCATATCTGGTACGTGGGAAATTTGGTTTACATTCAAAATACTCACCATCATTCCAATCCTCAATGTCTCTGAGGAATTTTTTCCTCTTGACATTTTTGATCTTAGTCTGACTATATTCAACTTCCTTCTTTAATTGGGCATTAAATTTCTCAAACTCTGGATGGGACTTGTATTCCTCCATTAGAATCATACTTTGAACTATATCGTTCTCTAACTCATCCATCTGTATCCTTTCTTCTTCTACCATCATTTCCATGATCTCTATTCCTCTACGGATACATCCTGCCTTCCATTTGGTTATAAATCGCTCATTAATTAATTGGCTAGAGGGGCGTACCTTTTCCCTAATACCCCATGGGATGACTTTTTTCTCAATATATGAATCAAGGGTGGCAACCGTCCATTTCTTACGAAGCAATTTTAAGGTGAGCCGCTTGTGATTTCTAAATATTCTCCTCCAAGTTTTGGTCTCATTTTGGGTCCCTCCCCCGTCAACCGGAGCCAGAGTACACTCCTTAAATGTATCAACCATGTCCTCCACCAAAGCATCAGTCAATGCATATGCCATCTTCCTCACAACTCAGAACAATTGATTAAAAAGACAAACCTGGCACTAATAAGTGTCATACAGTGTATAGCACAACAGGTGGAGAAAACAACTCCTTAGGGGTCCTGGGTTCACAGGTAAATATGAATAGCATATGAGAAAAAAAGTAGTTCCTGGAACTCCACAGGTATAGTCATTATGAAAAACCACTAGGTGGGAGCATAGGACTGTGAGAGTAGATACTGGGAATACAATAGTAGACAGACCCTGCTTCAAATTCAAAATTGAAAAGACTTTATTCAAATTGTAGACAACACTGTATCGACACAAAGTGCCACTTTAAAATCATAAAATCCTCACTGCAGTTGTTAGTAGcgcagccggctgggctcacactGACAGCACACTTCACTCAATCAGGCACACCAGGGATCCCATCATACCTATACTTAGCAATGGATACTGTTGGCTAGAGGTAGCAAAGCAAGCACAGAGAAAGTCCCGCAAGCAGCTATCCACAACAGCACATAAGGTCTCAGCAGAAAGGGAAGCTTCATATAAGTCCGCAGTGTTTAGTGCATCAGCACATGCAGTTAGTATAAACAAgctgcctcactgaggctctcaccactcagtagaccAGTAGCACAACTGTCGTTTATCCAACCGCTGTTAGGGAGTAAGTTGCTTCGTTAATGGTATCCTCCACTGCAGTCAGTTCACATGCCCGAGATAGCAATGGAGATCCCTCTGATGTCCATGAGGAGACGTGTGCACACGTGTTCAGCCAGCTTTAGGTGTTATCAGCCatatagcccattcaaaagcattcaaAAGCATATGTCAGTCATCAGGAGCAAAGACAACTTTGATAAATCACCTGTAGGGGTACATTTCCACTTGTTTCATAATGCGAACCCTGAATTGTTAAAATTTAAAGGAATTTACAGGATGGAATTACCAACTAGGGGGGCGACCTTGATAAAAGATTAAGACAAATTGAGACACGATGGATTTACCTTTTGGGTACATTAACACCAAATGGTCTCAATACTGAGTTTAGCTTTGCTTCGTATTTGTAGGGCTATGAAATTTCCGGGCCTTTGAGATATTGGTGCCTATTTTATAGTTAAATCTCCTCTGTGCTAATCTCTTTGAGCCTCTTAGTCCTATCCCACTTTAATTTGATGACATTAATACCTTATAATGAGCAGCCATGTCCAAAACCATGTATGTATGTGGGTAGCTGAAAATTATTGCGGTATAAAGCATTCGTGTGGAGCGCAGTAATGCCCAAAATAATGTGGAAGAATAAAGCTAAGACTAAGACAAATGTACTATGAATTTAAGTGTTTAAATGTTCCAGTAGAAATAGTCTTTATGAAAGCAAGCATGTACATACTATTTGAACCAAGATAATCGAAGAACCCACTAGATGGCATGAACTGTGTTGTCCCCACCAATGGAAGACACCATATTAATTTCTGTGATGCAGTTTATTAaaccaccacaagatggcgaaaaAGTCAATGCGACTAAATGTCTGTATCTATGCGTATCTTTTGAAGCCTTGGCTGGGAAGTGTGCTAAGCAAAATATCCACAAGATGGCAATAGAGGTATACGCAAGCTCGGCCGCAATAACGCATGACGCTATAAAACGTCAAGCTCAGAAACCCGCCTCTAGATCACATGATTAAGGCCGGAAGCGGCCGATACGCGTGGTGAAGGCGTCCTCACTGCCCACCAAGCGCTGCCTGGCCGTTAACCCTGCCTGAAGCCTACGGAGGAGCCTGGCGCCGGCTGACCTTTCGGGAGGCAACATACCAGAGGGGCTATATGGCTGATAACACCTAAAGCTGGCTGAACACGTGTGCACACGTCTCCTCATGGACATCAGAGGGATCTCCATTGCTATCTCGGGCATGTGAACTGACTGCAGTGGAGGATACCATTAACGAAGCAACTTACTCCCTAACAGCGGTTGGATAAACGACAGTTGTGCTACTggtctactgagtggtgagagcctcagtgaggcagcTTGTTTATACTAACTGCATGTGCTGATGCACTAAACACTGCGGACTTATATGAAGCTTCCCTTTCTGCTGAGACCTTATGTGCTGTTGTGGATAGCTGCTTGCGGGACTTTCTCTGTGCTTGCTTTGCTACCTCTAGCTAACAGTATCCATTGCTAAGTATAGGTATGATGGGATCCCTGGTGTGCCTGATTGAGTGAAGTGTGCTGTCagtgtgagcccagccggctgcgCTACTAACAACTGCAGTGAGGATTTTATGATTTTAAAGTGGCACTTTGTGTCGATACAGTGTTGTCTACAATTTGAATAAAGTCTTTTCAATTTTGAATTTGAAGCAGGGTCTGTCTACTATTgtacttccagcaggacaatgaccttaaacagaaagccagggcaacaatggaatggtttaaaacaaaacatatctatgtgttagaatggcccagtcaaagtccagatctaaatccaatcgaaggatttgtggcaagatcttaaaactgctgttcacaaacgctgtctatttaatctgactgagctggagcactTTTGCAAACAAGAATGgtcaaggattttagtctctagatgtgcaaagctggtagagacacaccctaaaagactggcagctgtaattgcagcaaaaagtggttctacaaagtattgactcagggggctgaataattacgcacaccccacattgcagttatttctttgtaaaagatgtttggcatgatgtatgattttcgttccacttctcacatgtacaccactttgtgttggtctttcacgtggaattccaataaaattgattcatgtttgtggcagtaatatgccaaaatgtggaaacttcaagggggcagaatacttttgcaagtcactgtatagatagatagatagatagatagatagatagatagatagatagatagatagatagatagagagatagatagacacACAGAGGGGAGGCAGCACACAAcaagaaaacagtgacaggggctcttggttatgctttaacgcgtttaaactcaccaactgcaccaaaatgtccccaatctggtgagtcctactctaaccaggcaaaaatgctagtttttttttttatcagcgttctagttgggaccatgccaaaagcccaggggtcaactaaatgggagaaaggaaATGAAAAACACCTTACCTTCTTCCAGCTACTAACCTAACTCTGAGCTCcagtcatttatatgcttaactgtgctaaagatgggtgtggttatgcacgctcacaggggataaTAATATATAtcaggggataagcagcacaaacTAAAttatatgcaattctatgcaaagcatgcacgcagcactggagaaccccaatttccttaagaaatatataaatacagaggggctgcagcacacaacaggaaagcagtgacaggggctcttggttacgctttaaagagactctaaagccaATCTAAAATCTCCTTTTTACcttctatttatgttaagcagtaCAGTAGACCTAaaacgctttaaagagaacccgaggtgggttctaagaatcctaattgcacccagaggctgggtctgcgtatcctgcccagcctctgttgctatacagttccccTCACAggctctcgggttctctttaacatgtttaagctcaccaactgcgccaaagtgcccCCAATCTggtgcgtaaccaagagcccctgtcactgttttcctgttgtgtcctgcagcccctctgtatttatatatttcttatggagactgaggatctccagtgctgtgtgcttgctttgtgtgtgtgtgtggtgtgtgtgtgtggtgtgtgtgtgtgtgtgtgtgtgagtgtgtgtgtgtgtgtgtgtgtgtgtgtgtgtgtgtgtggtgtgtgtgtatgtgtgtgtgagtgtgtgtgtgtgtatgtgtgtgtgagtgtgtgtgtgtatgtgtgtgtgtatgtgtgtgtgtgtgtgtgtgtgtgcgtgcgtgtgcgtgtgtgtagtgtgtgtgtgtgtgtgtgtgtgtgtgtgtgtgtgtgtggtgtgtgtgtgtgtatgtgtgtgtgtgtgtgtgtgtgtgtatgtgtgtgtgtgtatgtgtgtgtgagtgtgtgtgtgtgtgtgtgtgagtgtgtgtgtgtgtgtgtgtgtgtgtgtgagtgtgtgtgtgtgtgtgtgtgtgtgtgtgtgtgtgtggtgtgtgtgtgtgtgtgtgtccgtgtgtatgtgtgtgagtgtgtgtgtatgtgtgtgtgtgtgtgtgtgtgtgtgtgtgtgtgtgtgtgtgtgtggtgtgtgtgtggtgtgtgtgtgtgtgtgtgtgtgtgtgtgtgtgcccgtgtgtatgtgtgtgtgtgtgtgtgtgtgtgtgtgtgtgtgtgtatgtgtgtgtgtgtgtgtgtgtgtgtgtgtgtgtgtgtgtgtgtgtgtgtgtgtgtgtgtgtgtgtgtgtgtatatagtgtgtgtgtgtgtgtgtgtgtgtgtgtgtgtgtgtgtgtgtgtgtgtgtgtgtgtgtgtgtgtgtgtgtgtgtgtgtgtgtgtgtgtgtgtgagtgtgagtgtgtgtgtgtgtgtgtgtgtgtgtgtccgtcttTGTGTGCatgtttctctgtgtgtgtgtgattgggggGGCAATAGGTACTCTGCCTGGAGCACCAAAATGGCTAGCACAGCCCTGGAATAGCAGAAACAATTCCTTCTGTCATGTTTATGATGGGTGGTGCACTATCTTCACACAGGTCAACAAACCATAaagcaaatacatttcaaacgtaACTTCTTCTGAGGATAAGCTGCAATGCTCTGCTGCAttaccaaccttttttttttttttacatgtctgTAGAAGATTTTCACATGAGTTTGATGCCTGTACTTTCTAGTTTAGGGGTGCAGACAGTGACTAGCTACTCCTCTGCCCATCCACAAGACCTTACACCAATACTTCCATTAGAAAAGACTGGCTACTGATGCCATTTGGGGGTGTGGCTTTGCTCTTGTCACAGCATTCTACTGTCTACATGGCTATAAGTCAAGCTGTAGTTCAATGCAATGGCCAAGTGAGGGCATACTCCTAACTCCAATATACTTCTTGTTTTGGAAATACAGACCACACTTAAGCCTGTGGCAGTTTACATTTAACTGAATTTTTGCCACAAACTGAACAAATAAATACGTACATGAATATAAATAAAATCTTGgggtattctttatttttaaaagcacttagtggacagcagttgctcagtccaactgtgaGAACAGTGTTCaaactggtggtggtgggggggaatcctgcatctttgtatatatcATTTCCATGGAGTGCTTCTGTAAAGtataaattaaatactgagaatcacccatgtggagatggactagtcaaaaacctctcAGTttcatcagatttctactaactacttttagtgacagcaacataggagaacagtgatttatagcttattttactctggaggaaataaacttcttatttgtttgtgtttatttacctgtattttcaattttacattttttttgggcGACCGTGGTCTTTtaaatattgaaaaagaagggagaaaatgtTGTCtttgttctttattttttttttttaatccaccattcattttttttttaatcattccacacgatttatttattttttatatagaaaaaaaatgtattcattaaaATGCTACCAGGAGGGAGCATACAATTAGCTCTCCTTTTCTCTTTGGGATCATTTATGCTGTGGAAAACATATATATAACTAGGCATAATGTCTTACTTGCTGAACAAGGCTTGTTCTTAGATCCACTGCAGCTGATGTAACAGCCTTGCAATTCACATTTATTGTTATGTTCTTTATACATGTACAATgtaaatgttcactttttttctgCAGCCCTTTATACATTCTTAGGTCAGTCAGCATAAATTGTCAATGCTAacactatgtttttttttgtcatgcTGAATATATAAAACAcgtacagtaaaacccccattaccTGGTACTAATGCAGAGTGGCTGATGCAGGatacgtgtattttctgattgcttgagagtcaatgttaaaaataggcctagcttaaATAAAACAGTTTGATAGTCCACCCTGTATACTAACTATAAACTCTGTATTTATGCTGAAATGCCGTCATTAAAAACAAAGTAGGACAAAGAACAGACTTAACTTACTGTAGtagaggtttattactgtataaaggAGTGTAAAAGTAACTTTATGCATCTAGCAAGGCCGGGGTTTTACTGTTTTTTACAGGTTGTCTGAGAAGTCTGGGTAACAGAGTTCTGGATAACAGGGGCTTTACGGTATCTCTATCCATCCAATTTTGTAGTGTAAAGATAAGACCCCATTTTGCTTGTTACATTATGATGTCTTTGCCCTATGACACACCAGTCATGTATCAGAGCAATCTCACCACAATATTTCTTCTGGGATTTCACAACATGGGCAATTTTAATCTATTGCTCTTTATATTTCTTTTTCTGATATACTGTGGAACACTATTTGGAAACCTCTTGATTGTCACTCTTTGGTCCCTTAGCAAGACCCTCCACTCTCCCATGTACTTCTTCCTCTCCCAACTCTCCATAACTGACATCACACTGACCACAGAGATTTCCCCTAACTTGCTACGTGTTGTACTACATGGTAACATGCCAATGCCATTTTCTGGCTGCATCGCCCAGTATTACTTCTTTAGTTTGTCAGAAGGATCTGAATGTTTTCTTCTAGCTGTGATGTCTTATGACCGATATGTGGCCATCTGTTGTCCACTGCGCTATACCTCTATTATGAACCAAAGACTATGCATCTTATTAGCTGTTGTACCTTGGCTATTGAGTTGCATGGTGTCAACAGTCATGACAGTTAGCATATTACATCTACAGTTCTGTGGCCCCAACACGATTGACCATTTCTTCTGTGATATAATTCCTTTGCTTGAACTTTCTTGTTCAGATGTGTCCAGAATCAAAATGCAAACATCCTTATTTGGAATCCCTGTAGTAATCTTACCATGCCTGTTAATAGTGCTTTCTTATATGGGCATTGTTTTCACCATATTAAAGATCTCATCCTTTACAGGCAGACTGAAGTCTTTTTCTACCTGCAGCTCCCATCTCACGGTGGTGTGTTTATTTTATGGGACTCTATTCGCCATTTACTTGCTTCCAAATAAAGGCCAATcacagatgagcaacaaaataatGTCTATGTTGTATACAGTGTTTACACCTTTTTTGAATCCATTTATATatactttaaggaatgaagatatTAAGAAAGCTTTGAAAATTGTTTTCCAAATGTTATGCTAGAAAGAGGACAACGTTAAATCTGTGGTTAGAAAAAAGTCGCAATGCTGAGGTCACAAAATGCATCTGCTGGCAAATATCCTGAACTATTGATGAACTTCCTCCATTCCGCCAGCAGATgtcctctgtgtcctcagtgtttgAAACTGCTTGAAGTATtctctgccaccagcagaggtctctttAACAAGAACTGTTATTGCAGATTTAATGAGGGCAGGTCTGTGTTCACCTGGACTTTGTCATCTGACTCTCTTGGACACTATATAAGCTGATTTAACAGGccactctgtgctagctcatcAATTTCAGTTCCTGATCCTGAGTCCTAGCCTTCCTGTCTTGCTCAGCCTTGTATCTGCTC
This DNA window, taken from Hyperolius riggenbachi isolate aHypRig1 chromosome 3, aHypRig1.pri, whole genome shotgun sequence, encodes the following:
- the LOC137561919 gene encoding olfactory receptor 10A7-like, with amino-acid sequence MWEPNHSNLTTIFLLGFHNMGNFNLLLFIFLFLIYCGTLFGNLLIVTLWSLSKTLHSPMYFFLSQLSITDITLTTEISPNLLRVVLHGNMPMPFSGCIAQYYFFSLSEGSECFLLAVMSYDRYVAICCPLRYTSIMNQRLCILLAVVPWLLSCMVSTVMTVSILHLQFCGPNTIDHFFCDIIPLLELSCSDVSRIKMQTSLFGIPVVILPCLLIVLSYMGIVFTILKISSFTGRLKSFSTCSSHLTVVCLFYGTLFAIYLLPNKGQSQMSNKIMSMLYTVFTPFLNPFIYTLRNEDIKKALKIVFQMLC